A stretch of the Neptunomonas phycophila genome encodes the following:
- a CDS encoding PP2C family protein-serine/threonine phosphatase has protein sequence MADKNWNGYGQTDVGSVREENQDSLAVLDHSGVWCVADGMGGHKEGGIASHLVTQSLESLQQKEPQSLDELLIETISILQEANQALCDMSDSFYGEDLIGTTVVALLVRGDRGAVVWVGDSRLYRMRETAFEMVTRDHTQFEELVSRGLIEDLSSEKTHPASHMLTRALGVSRELNLDTIYLELEPGDRFLLCSDGLSNVIEQLDLGKAIYYSEDKQRAVANLINMALARQANDNVTALIVDRM, from the coding sequence ATGGCAGATAAAAACTGGAATGGCTACGGCCAAACGGACGTGGGCTCTGTGCGAGAGGAAAACCAAGATAGTTTAGCTGTTTTGGATCACTCTGGAGTATGGTGTGTTGCTGATGGTATGGGAGGCCACAAAGAAGGTGGTATAGCGAGCCATTTAGTCACGCAGAGTTTAGAAAGCTTGCAACAAAAGGAGCCTCAGTCACTTGATGAGCTGTTAATTGAGACCATATCAATCCTCCAAGAAGCGAACCAAGCGTTATGTGATATGTCTGACAGCTTTTATGGTGAGGATCTCATTGGTACAACAGTAGTAGCGTTGTTAGTGAGAGGAGACCGAGGTGCTGTCGTATGGGTGGGCGATTCGCGTTTATACCGTATGCGTGAAACGGCTTTTGAAATGGTCACGCGAGATCATACACAGTTTGAGGAGCTGGTCAGTCGAGGTCTGATTGAAGATTTATCGTCAGAAAAAACTCATCCCGCTAGCCATATGTTAACTCGGGCTTTAGGGGTTAGCCGAGAGCTGAATTTAGACACGATTTATTTAGAACTAGAACCAGGAGATAGGTTTTTGTTGTGCAGTGACGGACTATCAAATGTCATTGAGCAATTAGACTTAGGCAAAGCTATTTACTACAGCGAAGACAAACAGCGTGCTGTAGCAAACTTAATTAACATGGCGCTAGCTCGCCAGGCGAACGATAACGTTACCGCTTTAATTGTGGACAGGATGTAA
- a CDS encoding LysM peptidoglycan-binding domain-containing protein has protein sequence MKRVILTSMVSVFVLLQGCAVQQQVDDRSVGGLSRVGIVNDDDLLKDSFPEYMGLDQVGVHYLNPVTKGSRNTYLRRAESVILSSADYADARLNLSRALYLDPDNKTAALLMSQLVNEPSVFAQAKNFNQNSDVANYTVKKRDTIKGLSRKIYGSSNYYPFIMRYNNLSDSTLLAGAVISLPRPDKAPKPVVRKPRKVVKPAAPKPSAPTVAQPVVEPIENEPSVAITPTTVATPIEPLSKPDVTVEAEAPSLDEAKVAQDIEQGLEDTLAAPVETEGDQQSEETSAQNQEAAERVVDDSAAELETDVSAVEEVAEVSAPAVESETNVPSEPEAVEEVPQGNPLEQQALAANAAGQQIRAYRLLKQVPDRSAQGNAVLNRLTDSLVSKPYAKGLKYYQEQKLNLAIAEFNKVLAADPTHGQAGIYKARCQKLLDKLSNIE, from the coding sequence ATGAAACGCGTAATACTAACCAGTATGGTCTCTGTGTTTGTTCTTCTCCAAGGATGTGCTGTGCAGCAGCAAGTTGACGATCGATCTGTTGGCGGCCTGAGCCGAGTGGGTATCGTCAATGACGATGACTTGCTCAAAGATAGCTTTCCTGAATACATGGGTCTAGATCAAGTAGGCGTGCATTACCTTAACCCTGTTACAAAAGGTAGTAGAAACACTTATTTGCGACGCGCCGAATCAGTAATACTCTCGTCTGCAGACTACGCTGATGCTCGTTTGAATTTGAGTCGAGCATTGTACTTAGATCCCGATAATAAGACCGCGGCTCTACTGATGAGCCAGTTGGTTAATGAGCCATCGGTTTTTGCGCAAGCAAAAAACTTTAATCAGAACAGCGATGTGGCCAACTATACTGTTAAAAAGCGTGACACCATTAAAGGTTTATCTCGTAAAATCTACGGTAGTTCAAATTACTACCCATTTATCATGCGTTACAACAACCTAAGTGATAGCACGCTATTAGCTGGAGCGGTTATCAGTTTGCCTCGCCCTGATAAGGCGCCAAAACCGGTCGTTAGAAAACCACGTAAAGTTGTTAAACCAGCCGCACCTAAACCGTCAGCTCCTACTGTAGCTCAGCCGGTGGTGGAGCCAATAGAAAATGAGCCATCCGTAGCAATCACACCGACGACTGTTGCTACACCGATAGAGCCGCTAAGCAAGCCGGATGTCACTGTGGAAGCTGAGGCGCCGTCTCTGGATGAGGCCAAAGTTGCCCAAGACATTGAGCAAGGCTTGGAAGATACATTAGCAGCGCCAGTGGAAACCGAGGGTGATCAACAAAGTGAAGAGACCTCTGCTCAGAACCAAGAAGCGGCTGAGCGGGTGGTTGATGATAGTGCAGCTGAACTAGAAACTGACGTTAGCGCTGTCGAAGAGGTAGCAGAAGTGAGTGCTCCAGCAGTAGAGAGTGAAACTAATGTGCCATCTGAACCCGAAGCTGTAGAAGAAGTACCTCAAGGTAACCCATTAGAGCAGCAGGCCTTAGCGGCGAACGCTGCAGGCCAACAGATTCGTGCCTATCGTTTACTTAAACAAGTGCCAGATCGTTCGGCGCAAGGGAATGCGGTGCTGAATCGATTAACGGACAGTTTAGTCTCTAAGCCTTACGCTAAGGGCTTAAAGTACTACCAAGAGCAAAAGCTAAATTTGGCCATTGCTGAATTTAATAAAGTATTGGCTGCTGATCCTACACATGGGCAAGCAGGAATTTATAAAGCGCGTTGTCAAAAATTGCTCGATAAATTAAGCAATATTGAATAA
- the tssA gene encoding type VI secretion system protein TssA translates to MDFSAALTPINADVKAGFDIRNHPEYADAFYELRDLRNAIRAQERRALSLEDLYALGSEWKQVQTACVDILATQSKDVEVLAWLAEATIRVDGFVGLAEVFDVIDQTLREYWGGIYPLPDEEGISATLFPLTGLNGDNGEGTLVMPIRMASVITTPAGEMISGWDYIKACDLAQLTDDSKRQRKIDDGIKTIDQLQQLMQGTDSAQIKTTARAIDACKQNFASIDDFLQDQCGYDSPPTSAIKNVLSTAWDALAAIARIDTSILEDPKPAEEEASEPEDDSDKPEVRSSKSAQNTVVQFRPEAYYPSSREEALIMVSRLSAFFRDTEPHSPLSYQMERVERWGRMGLAELMDELLDDDTTRHQFFRLIGLSKDSN, encoded by the coding sequence ATGGATTTTTCAGCAGCACTAACACCCATCAATGCAGATGTGAAAGCAGGGTTTGATATTCGGAATCACCCCGAATACGCCGATGCCTTCTATGAGTTGCGCGACTTACGCAACGCTATACGTGCACAAGAGCGGCGTGCGCTATCGCTTGAGGACCTGTACGCTCTGGGGTCAGAATGGAAGCAAGTCCAAACCGCCTGTGTCGATATTTTGGCAACGCAAAGTAAAGATGTTGAAGTACTGGCATGGCTCGCCGAAGCGACTATTCGGGTTGACGGCTTTGTGGGCCTTGCTGAAGTTTTCGATGTTATCGATCAAACCCTGCGAGAGTATTGGGGGGGGATTTATCCGCTTCCTGATGAAGAGGGGATCAGTGCTACCTTATTTCCGTTAACTGGCCTAAATGGCGATAATGGAGAAGGCACCTTGGTCATGCCTATTCGTATGGCTTCTGTCATTACTACACCTGCTGGAGAAATGATTAGTGGCTGGGATTACATAAAAGCATGTGATTTAGCACAGCTGACAGATGATAGTAAGCGTCAGCGCAAAATCGATGATGGCATTAAAACAATCGATCAACTTCAGCAATTAATGCAAGGCACCGACAGTGCCCAGATCAAAACGACGGCACGTGCCATCGACGCATGCAAACAAAATTTTGCCTCTATTGATGACTTTTTACAGGATCAATGTGGCTATGATTCTCCGCCGACATCGGCGATTAAAAACGTTCTTTCTACAGCTTGGGATGCGCTGGCAGCGATTGCCCGCATTGATACTTCTATTTTAGAGGATCCAAAGCCGGCTGAGGAAGAGGCGTCTGAGCCTGAAGACGATAGCGATAAACCTGAAGTACGCTCATCTAAATCGGCTCAGAATACCGTAGTACAATTCCGACCTGAAGCGTACTACCCATCCTCTCGCGAGGAAGCGCTGATTATGGTGTCGAGGCTTAGTGCCTTTTTCAGGGATACCGAACCACACTCGCCTTTGTCTTATCAGATGGAGCGTGTTGAGCGTTGGGGAAGAATGGGATTGGCAGAGTTAATGGATGAACTACTCGACGATGACACAACTAGACATCAGTTCTTCCGCTTAATTGGATTATCAAAAGATTCTAATTAG
- the tssB gene encoding type VI secretion system contractile sheath small subunit: protein MGTESIHKKLERVRKPRVHITYDVETEGAVVHKELPFVMGIMGDFTGNNPANALKSLKDRKFIQIESDNLNEVMAKMAPGLRYKVDNTLQDGNSSMSVDLEFKSMEDFEPGRVVEQIEPLKNLMETRNKLRDLLTKADRSEELETLLEKVLQSTDDMQSLSKELKAGETE from the coding sequence ATGGGTACCGAAAGCATTCATAAGAAGCTCGAACGAGTCAGAAAACCACGTGTTCACATTACTTATGATGTTGAAACCGAAGGTGCTGTTGTACATAAAGAGCTTCCATTTGTCATGGGTATTATGGGTGATTTCACCGGTAATAATCCGGCCAATGCACTTAAAAGTTTGAAAGATCGTAAGTTCATTCAAATTGAGAGTGACAACCTAAATGAAGTCATGGCAAAAATGGCGCCGGGCCTTCGTTACAAAGTTGATAATACGCTGCAGGATGGCAATAGCTCTATGTCAGTCGACCTTGAATTTAAGTCGATGGAAGATTTTGAGCCAGGTCGTGTTGTTGAGCAAATCGAACCGTTAAAAAATTTAATGGAAACACGTAATAAACTACGTGACTTGCTAACGAAAGCAGACCGCTCCGAAGAGTTAGAAACTCTTTTGGAAAAAGTATTACAGAGCACGGACGACATGCAATCATTGTCGAAAGAGCTGAAGGCAGGCGAAACTGAGTAA
- the tssC gene encoding type VI secretion system contractile sheath large subunit, with the protein MTDTTTATQQNATTLLEETGGLLDQVITATKQTESDVAKDLLKTLVDEAMDGTVVWDRNIAKTINKAIAMLDAKLSTQLAEVMHAPEFLKLEGSWRGLKYLVDNSATSSSLKLKVLNLNKKDLFKDLDRAVEFDQSEMFKKLYEEEFGTPGGEPFGAIVGDYEFSNHADDIELLSKMSNVSAAAFCPFIAASGPELFGLESWTELSRPKDLEKIFDSKEYSKWRGFRDSEDSRFVSLTMPRALARLPYGSQTSPIDDFGYEEAPIDENGVSRAADHDNYCWMNAAYVMGARLTESFASTGWCTAIRGAEGGGRVDSLPTHVFTSDDGDMDLKCPTEIGITDRREAELSKMGFLPLCHYKNTDYAVFFGGQSTQKPTKYGTPEATANAAISARLPYIMATSRFTHFLKVMGRDKIGSFMEADDVEQWLNRWLLNYVNDNPDSGPDMKAKYPLRAGKVQVTEVPGRPGSYNVVAWMRPWLQMEELSASMRMVARIPQLGK; encoded by the coding sequence ATGACTGATACAACTACAGCTACTCAGCAAAATGCAACCACGCTTCTTGAAGAAACTGGCGGCTTGCTGGACCAAGTAATCACTGCCACAAAGCAAACTGAAAGCGACGTGGCTAAAGATTTGCTTAAAACACTGGTTGATGAAGCAATGGACGGAACGGTTGTTTGGGACCGCAACATTGCAAAAACTATCAATAAAGCGATTGCGATGCTTGACGCTAAGTTATCCACTCAGCTAGCAGAAGTCATGCATGCACCGGAGTTCTTAAAGCTTGAGGGTTCATGGCGCGGCTTGAAATACCTTGTTGATAACAGTGCAACAAGCTCTTCATTAAAGTTAAAAGTGCTCAACCTCAACAAAAAAGATCTATTTAAAGATTTAGATAGAGCGGTTGAGTTTGATCAAAGCGAAATGTTCAAGAAGTTGTATGAAGAAGAATTCGGTACGCCGGGTGGTGAGCCTTTTGGTGCCATTGTAGGTGATTACGAATTCTCTAATCATGCGGATGACATCGAGCTGCTTTCAAAAATGTCTAACGTATCGGCGGCTGCATTTTGCCCATTCATCGCGGCGTCAGGCCCTGAGTTATTTGGTCTAGAGAGCTGGACAGAACTATCGCGTCCTAAAGATCTTGAGAAGATCTTCGACTCTAAAGAGTATTCTAAATGGCGCGGTTTCCGTGACTCTGAAGATTCACGTTTTGTAAGCTTGACAATGCCACGAGCACTAGCGCGCTTGCCATATGGTTCTCAAACTAGCCCAATCGATGATTTCGGCTACGAAGAGGCGCCTATTGACGAGAATGGCGTATCCCGTGCGGCTGATCATGATAACTATTGTTGGATGAATGCTGCGTATGTAATGGGTGCTCGTTTAACTGAGTCCTTTGCTAGCACAGGATGGTGTACGGCTATTCGTGGCGCTGAAGGCGGTGGTCGCGTTGATAGCTTACCTACACACGTGTTTACGAGTGATGATGGCGACATGGACCTTAAGTGCCCAACTGAAATCGGCATTACCGATCGCCGAGAAGCTGAGCTATCTAAAATGGGCTTCTTGCCATTATGCCATTATAAAAACACTGACTATGCTGTGTTCTTTGGCGGCCAATCTACTCAAAAGCCTACTAAATATGGCACACCCGAAGCTACGGCCAATGCGGCTATCTCGGCTCGTTTGCCTTACATTATGGCTACCTCTCGCTTTACGCATTTCTTGAAAGTGATGGGACGCGACAAAATTGGCTCATTTATGGAAGCTGATGATGTAGAGCAGTGGCTAAACCGTTGGTTGCTCAACTATGTCAATGACAACCCGGATTCGGGTCCAGATATGAAAGCAAAATATCCGCTGCGTGCTGGTAAAGTTCAGGTAACTGAAGTGCCGGGCCGTCCTGGTTCGTACAATGTGGTTGCTTGGATGCGTCCATGGCTGCAAATGGAAGAGTTGAGTGCATCTATGCGAATGGTTGCTCGTATCCCACAACTCGGTAAGTAG